One Xyrauchen texanus isolate HMW12.3.18 chromosome 34, RBS_HiC_50CHRs, whole genome shotgun sequence genomic window carries:
- the LOC127627281 gene encoding 15-hydroxyprostaglandin dehydrogenase [NAD(+)]-like, whose amino-acid sequence MDLKDKVAVVTGGAQGLGRSFVDILLKNGSKVAIIDVNESLGNELKAALDKEYGPDRAEFYAANVTSEEEFKGVFQKIVEKNGRINIVCNNAGVINENDWEKAIAINLGGVIRGTFLALEHMRKDNGGNGGVIVNIASMAGLGPLPIAPIYTATKHGVMGFSRAMAAASQLANYGVRINILCPGFVKTNLLSLLSSKEHVGRFFELKDVTEHLMEKYGFLEADNVAKAFLVLVKDESRNGDALMVHANGAGFISFPQDTNEIPFTTVSLQ is encoded by the exons ATGGATTTAAAAGATAAAGTGGCCGTAGTGACCGGAGGGGCCCAGGGTTTGGGGAGAAGCTTTGTCGACATACTCCTAAAAAATGGCTCAAAG GTGGCCATCATTGACGTAAATGAATCACTGGGAAATGAATTGAAGGCGGCACTTGATAAGGAATATGGACCAGACAGGGCTGAATTTTATGCTGCCAACGTCACATCAGAGGAGGAATTTAAAG GAGTTTTTCAGAAAATTGTGGAAAAAAATGGCCGCATAAACATTGTGTGCAATAATGCAGGGGTCATCAATGAAAATGACTGGGAGAAAGCTATTGCAATAAACCTG GGAGGAGTGATCAGGGGAACGTTTCTGGCTCTAGAACATATGAGGAAGGACAATGGTGGTAATGGAGGAGTCATTGTCAACATTGCGTCTATGGCAG GTCTGGGTCCTCTGCCAATAGCGCCCATATACACTGCAACTAAACATGGAGTGATGGGATTCAGCCGTGCTATGGCA GCTGCTTCCCAATTGGCCAACTATGGGGTGCGGATCAACATCCTGTGTCCCGGTTTTGTGAAGACAAACCTTCTGTCATTACTGAGTTCAAAAGAGCATGTTGGAAGGTTTTTTGAATTAAAGGATGTGACAGAGCATTTGATGGAGAAGTACGGCTTTCTGGA ggcTGATAATGTTGCCAAGGCTTTCCTTGTTCTTGTGAAAGACGAGAGCAGGAATGGAGACGCTCTGATGGTTCATGCTAATGGTGCAGGTTTCATTTCTTTCCCTCAAGATACCAATGAAATTCCTTTTACTACAGTCAGCCTGCAGTAG